In Zonotrichia leucophrys gambelii isolate GWCS_2022_RI chromosome 12, RI_Zleu_2.0, whole genome shotgun sequence, a single genomic region encodes these proteins:
- the GLYCTK gene encoding glycerate kinase isoform X2, translating into MSLREHALSLFRGALGTVRPAPMLRRALKLQGDGSPQLLVKGQAFPLKRDHLYLVGFGKAVLGMAAAAEEILGEHLTRGIINVPLGIQESLQRAGMQEMLLKPHSRIQVIEGAKNNLPDAEALKGAVAIQELAEGLTADDLLLVLISGGGSALLPAPIPPILLEEKEKLTKLLASRGAAIQELNIVRKTLSVLKGGGLAQLAHPARVVSLILSDVIGDPLDIIASGPTAPSSHSVQDCLQILTKYNLLHSLPKSVEMVLSSSPTKPTAPENYSHVSNIILGSNRLALEEARRQAEGLGYAALVLSAAVQGEVGHVATLYCQLIQLLCLGFSSLAEGPLGDELRGNLLQLAAELQIPGLHLEEFLQALRGLGPDRPVCILAGGETTVQLQGTGKGGRNQELALRVGLGLHRAQATGASSPQGRCEILFLSGGTDGQDGPTEAAGAFCSPGLVAEALQEGLDVEAFLRNNDSYTFFSQFQGGHHLLVTGLTGTNVMDIQAILIRATERS; encoded by the exons ATGTCCCTCCGCGAGCACGCGCTGTCCCTGTTCCGCGGCGCCCTGGGCACCGTCCGCCCCGCTCCCATGCTGAGGAGGGCTCTGAAGCTCCAGGGAGATGGGAGCCCTCAGCTGCTGGTCAAGGGCCAGGCCTTTCCACTGAAGAGGGACCACCTGTACCTGGTGGGTTTTGgaaaagctgtgctggggatggctgcagcagcagaagagatCCTGGGAGAGCACCTCACTCGGGGGATTATCAATGTGCCACTGGGGATCCAGGAGAGCCTGCAGCGAGCAGGAATGCA ggagatgctgctgaaGCCACACAGCAGAATCCAGGTCATCGAAGGTGCCAAGAACAACCTCCCAGATGCAGAGGCTCTGAAGGGAGCAGTTGCCATCCAGGAGCTGGCTGAGGGTCTGACTGCAGATGACCTGCTCCTTGTGCTCATCTCAG GGGGTGGATcagccctcctgcctgctcccatccctcccatcctgctggaggagaaggagaagctcACAAAGCTGTTGGCTTCCCGAGGAGCTGCCATACAGGAGCTGAACATCGTCCGGAAGACTCTGTCTGTGCTGAAGGGTGGAGGGCTGGCCCAGCTGGCACATCCTGCTCGG GTGGTGAGTCTCATCCTGTCTGATGTGATAGGTGACCCCCTGGACATCATAGCGAGTGGgcccactgctcccagctcccacagtgTCCAAGACTGCCTTCAGATACTCACCAAATACAACctgctgcacagcctgcccaaGTCAGTGGAAATGgttctctccagctctcccaccAAGCCCACTGCTCCAGAAAACTACTCCCACGTTTCCAACATCATCCTTGGCTCCAACAGGCTGGCTCTGGAGGAGGCCAGGCGCCAGGCTGAGGGCCTGGGCTATGCAGCCCTGGTGCTgagtgcagcagtgcagggggaaGTGGGCCATGTTGCCACCCTGTACTGCCAGCTgatccagctgctctgcctgggcttCAGCAGCCTCGCAGAAGGGCCCCTGGGGGACGAGCTGAGGGGCAatctcctgcagctggcagcagagctgcagatccCAGGCTTGCACCTGGAGGAGTTCCTACAGGCCCTGAGAGGATTGGGGCCCGACAGACCAGTCTGCATCCTGGCTGGTGGAGAAACCACAGTCCAGCTCCAAGGAacaggaaagggagggagaaaccaggagctggccctgcgtgtggggctggggctgcacagggcccaggccacaggagccagcagccccCAAGGGAGGTGTGAGATCCTCTTCCTCAGTGGGGGAACAGACGGGCAGGATGGGCCAAcggaggcagcaggagccttctgcagcccagggctggtggctgAGGCACTTCAGGAGGGCCTGGATGTGGAGGCCTTTCTCAGGAACAACGACTCCTACACGTTCTTCAGCCAGTTTCAAGGTGGGCATCACCTCCTGGTGACAGGCTTGACAGGCACCAATGTCATGGACATCCAGGCCATTTTAATTAGAGCCACGGAGAGATCATGA
- the GLYCTK gene encoding glycerate kinase isoform X1, which yields MAGPGVLALAVCSLELPLTCLKISSSHTAVGGCWLFQPLVPCQRWQECRSPPHKAEGLSPGSLCPMSLREHALSLFRGALGTVRPAPMLRRALKLQGDGSPQLLVKGQAFPLKRDHLYLVGFGKAVLGMAAAAEEILGEHLTRGIINVPLGIQESLQRAGMQEMLLKPHSRIQVIEGAKNNLPDAEALKGAVAIQELAEGLTADDLLLVLISGGGSALLPAPIPPILLEEKEKLTKLLASRGAAIQELNIVRKTLSVLKGGGLAQLAHPARVVSLILSDVIGDPLDIIASGPTAPSSHSVQDCLQILTKYNLLHSLPKSVEMVLSSSPTKPTAPENYSHVSNIILGSNRLALEEARRQAEGLGYAALVLSAAVQGEVGHVATLYCQLIQLLCLGFSSLAEGPLGDELRGNLLQLAAELQIPGLHLEEFLQALRGLGPDRPVCILAGGETTVQLQGTGKGGRNQELALRVGLGLHRAQATGASSPQGRCEILFLSGGTDGQDGPTEAAGAFCSPGLVAEALQEGLDVEAFLRNNDSYTFFSQFQGGHHLLVTGLTGTNVMDIQAILIRATERS from the exons ATGGCGGGGCCGGG agTCCTTGCCCTCGCTGTTTGCTCGCTGGAGCTCCCACTTACATGTTTGAAGATCTCATCCTCTCACACTGCT GTCGGAGGCTGCTGGCTGTTTCAGCCCTTGGTGCCTTGCCAGCGGTGGCAGGAGTGCAGAAGCCCACCCCACAAGGCagaggggctcagccctggcagcctgtgcccCATGTCCCTCCGCGAGCACGCGCTGTCCCTGTTCCGCGGCGCCCTGGGCACCGTCCGCCCCGCTCCCATGCTGAGGAGGGCTCTGAAGCTCCAGGGAGATGGGAGCCCTCAGCTGCTGGTCAAGGGCCAGGCCTTTCCACTGAAGAGGGACCACCTGTACCTGGTGGGTTTTGgaaaagctgtgctggggatggctgcagcagcagaagagatCCTGGGAGAGCACCTCACTCGGGGGATTATCAATGTGCCACTGGGGATCCAGGAGAGCCTGCAGCGAGCAGGAATGCA ggagatgctgctgaaGCCACACAGCAGAATCCAGGTCATCGAAGGTGCCAAGAACAACCTCCCAGATGCAGAGGCTCTGAAGGGAGCAGTTGCCATCCAGGAGCTGGCTGAGGGTCTGACTGCAGATGACCTGCTCCTTGTGCTCATCTCAG GGGGTGGATcagccctcctgcctgctcccatccctcccatcctgctggaggagaaggagaagctcACAAAGCTGTTGGCTTCCCGAGGAGCTGCCATACAGGAGCTGAACATCGTCCGGAAGACTCTGTCTGTGCTGAAGGGTGGAGGGCTGGCCCAGCTGGCACATCCTGCTCGG GTGGTGAGTCTCATCCTGTCTGATGTGATAGGTGACCCCCTGGACATCATAGCGAGTGGgcccactgctcccagctcccacagtgTCCAAGACTGCCTTCAGATACTCACCAAATACAACctgctgcacagcctgcccaaGTCAGTGGAAATGgttctctccagctctcccaccAAGCCCACTGCTCCAGAAAACTACTCCCACGTTTCCAACATCATCCTTGGCTCCAACAGGCTGGCTCTGGAGGAGGCCAGGCGCCAGGCTGAGGGCCTGGGCTATGCAGCCCTGGTGCTgagtgcagcagtgcagggggaaGTGGGCCATGTTGCCACCCTGTACTGCCAGCTgatccagctgctctgcctgggcttCAGCAGCCTCGCAGAAGGGCCCCTGGGGGACGAGCTGAGGGGCAatctcctgcagctggcagcagagctgcagatccCAGGCTTGCACCTGGAGGAGTTCCTACAGGCCCTGAGAGGATTGGGGCCCGACAGACCAGTCTGCATCCTGGCTGGTGGAGAAACCACAGTCCAGCTCCAAGGAacaggaaagggagggagaaaccaggagctggccctgcgtgtggggctggggctgcacagggcccaggccacaggagccagcagccccCAAGGGAGGTGTGAGATCCTCTTCCTCAGTGGGGGAACAGACGGGCAGGATGGGCCAAcggaggcagcaggagccttctgcagcccagggctggtggctgAGGCACTTCAGGAGGGCCTGGATGTGGAGGCCTTTCTCAGGAACAACGACTCCTACACGTTCTTCAGCCAGTTTCAAGGTGGGCATCACCTCCTGGTGACAGGCTTGACAGGCACCAATGTCATGGACATCCAGGCCATTTTAATTAGAGCCACGGAGAGATCATGA